TTAATATCTATAGCCTTAGGTTTTTATTTAGGCTCCTCTTCCTAATAGCTTGagactctctttctctgtctgtgccTCTGTCTCTATATTTTTGTCTGTATGTCTTTCTATATGTGTCTCTTGGAGACCTCACCTTTCAGTTGTCATGATCATTCCATACATTTCTGAATTTTTAGCTTTTGATGGCTAGACTGTAAACCAGGTAACGGTTATTTACTCAACAACCATCACCCAGCTCTGAAATTTGCACTTCCCAACTTTCAGACCCTACatgtcttctattctttcatgTAAGTGGggggaataaagaaaataagttaaTCGCAGGGGGCAAGATCATAGTCTTTTCTATCATCCAGAACCCCTCGACTTTTTGTATGTAGAAACAGTTAGCCCCAAACTTGGGAGTGCTCCCTTACAAGCAGTATTGGataatggagaagttttaaattcttttcttctggatATGATCAGCACTTTTTCAACTATGGTGTTAagactaaataaataataatagtaagtaTAGTTGGTACTTAAACACTGTTTTAAGGTTCATGAGCCATGgacattctttgtttcttttgatttctgCAGCTACCCTGGGATGTAAGGACTACAGCTTTTTGAACCCAAGCCTCTCCTGTCTGTAGACCCAACATGCTTTCCACCTAAATTACAGTGTATGTCATCTACTTTGCTTTTCTACCAAATCCATAGTAGTGTATATGAATCAATAGAACCaccaattaaatatttattggtgTTAGACTTTTGCCAATTACTCAGAAAATGCCATTTTATTATAGCATCATTTTATGATGATCAGCACAATGACAAGACTATCACAGGCATTCAATAGTATTCGTCAATTGATGTGCAGaaagtaaaatatatacattatcCCTTGTCCATCTACACCTTATGGGCAAACGGTATCAAAAATATAGCCAGAGGAGCTTGCAGTCTGCTAAAACCTCCAGTTCTCTTTTTCAGCAGAAAAGCTATCTAGCCCTGcttcctccatcttatcctggtgaagttgactttttggacccaaatatgactttacatttatcttggGTGGTGTGGCACAATGAAAAGAATGTATGAATTCAAGTCAGAAGAACTAGTTTCCAATCCCAGCTCTATTCCGCACTGCTAGTGTGAGTGTGGGTGTGTCACCTTAGCTTAgacctcggtttccttatctgtagaaggATGCAATCTGATCaaatgatatctaaggtcccATCCATCTCTAAATATCTGATTCTATGATCTCTAGTCAATTCTTTCTTATTGGATTCAGCCTAATGTTCTATCTAGCCTGtcgatatttattaagtacctgttgtaTGCTAGACAGTAAAATAGAtgattcatcaatcaatcaataaacatttattaagtgcttactgtgtgccgggaactgtactaagcactagggatagaaaaagaaacaagagacagtctctgccctcaaggaatttataatttgATGGGGGAAATATCATGTGTAAGcaagcttcaaggccacatgtggccctctaggtctttaaGTGcagcactttgactgaatccaaacttcatagaacaaaccctttaataaaagggtttgttccATAAAacgaactcagtcaaaaggctgcacctacggatctagaaggccatatgtgacctcaggGCCTAAGATTCCCCAGCCCTGCACTGCCACACCCAGCCGCATGAGTTCCGGATGGAATTACATTTGAAAGAATGACATAAAGACCAtggtcaaattttctttgcagGCTAACTGAATTTATTTGAAATTAACAGAGTATATgcaagaataaataaaatgggagaaaaattaaAGGGATAGAAAAAATTGTCCAAATAAACAGCAGCAGGGCAGTGTTTTGTGCCATCTTTAAGTGTTTTCTGAAGATCAAGAAGTTGTAGAAAAATCCACCTTTAGTTTGTGAACTGTCCATCTATGGAAGTCCTAGAagaatgcatttaaaatttttttaaaaaaaaacacatcttcAAAACAGGAAAGAGTAAGCTTTCTTCATAATCTTTGTGACGCTACAGACAGTGCATTGAATTCATATCAATCTCTTGCATATATCAATTTCTTTGTAAACTACAGATTCTGGTCCTTAGCAGGTAGGCTCACAGCAGTAAGAGCAGCAGGCTGGACGGCAGCAAGACTGGCCACAGTAGGATGGACGGCAGCAAGAAGCCTGGGCATTGTGCAGCTGGCAGCAAGATGGGGGAGTGCAGCTGACCACACAGCAAGGTGGCAGGCAAGTGCCCTCAACCCTGCAGTCTGGGCGGCACCACCTGGTGCGGCAGCTCTCTCCTCCACAGCACTCAGGTACATAACATCTGGTCCTGCAGGTGGTCTCACAGTTGGAGCCACTGCCAAACCCAGAACCGGACCCAAAGCCGAATCCATAGCCGGACCCGTAGCCAAACCCACAGCCTCCCTGTTGGCAACAGCTGGATCCACAACTGTCTTGGCCGCAGCTAGATCCGCAGTTCCCCTCAAGGGAGAAGCTGGGGAAGCCACAGAAGCTGGTAGAGCAGGAGTTGCAGCAGGCCATAGTGTCTGAAGGGTAGTTTCTTGTCCTCTAGTAAAGAGAAGTTTCTGAAATGTGATAGTTCTTTGTCCCACCAGCCCTTTATATACTTCCACCAGCTGTATTTACcaaatatttagcattttttccTTGTTGCCAGCAGCATGGTGAATCTCTGGTTGGCTAATACCAAGGtattatgaaaattataaatagcattttttaaaatcaccttgGTTTAATTAAGTCTAATTAAATCTGTTCTTAGCTCTGCGGAATAAGTTTGAGGTTTTCTGTCCATTGAGTCCTGTCATTAAAACGCCAATCTCAACCTGCTTTTTGCATAGGTGAAGATAGCCATGGTAGGATGACTGGATCATATTTTTTGAACTGGAAtgattgtcttttcttttatcccCCAGTGGTTCTCTTATTTCGCTGATGCAGTTGACTCAGAGGTCAGGAATCCCTCTCTGGACCCAGATTGGCAACTTGTCTATAACTTGCATTAttttcatgtaaaacatttccatattagttattttgtagtAGAAGATTTgaacacaaagaaaagaatgaaagaaagtgagaaatagcatgcttcagtctgtattcaaacaatatcagttctttctcttgaggcagatagcatgcttcatcatgagtcgtttgggattgttttggatcaATGCATTGCCCAGAATAGCTAAggcattcacaattcttcattgaataatatggctgttattgtgtatagtattttcctggttctgttcatgtccctttgcaccagttcatataagtttttccaggtttttctgaaatcattctgctagtcatttcttatagaacaataatattctattacaattgtaccacagcttgtttagccattccttaactgatgggcatcccttcaattttcaatccttagccaccacaaaaagagctgctttgaatatttttgtacaaataagtccttttccctttattgGATGgttttgggatatagatctagcaaggtatttctggatcaaagggtttgcacagttttatagccctttgggtatagcacaacttatgtttttaaaagaattttctgGGAACAgtcagagttaaatgacttaccaatggtcacacagatagtatgaaTAGCTGTAACTCTTAGGGTCACTGtgactaatatttattaagtacttgctctattatgagcttggacagacttcagcatatagtggaggatagaagccTGGCATgaggacatgaagagtcagacaggaatgAAAGACCAAGCAATGAATGACTATATTCCAGGGtttgtgctaagtgctcaggGTACAAAACAAGGACCTGTTGCcagggagcttacagtctgaGGAAGAAGACAGTATACAAAACAAATAAGatgtagacaggataaattgggatcAGTCTCCAAGGGAAGGCACTACGTTAAGGAGAGTCTCTAGCTTCTTGATGAAGGTGAGGCTTTAGATGAGatacaaaggaagccaggaaaactaggaagcagatgaagagggagagaggtcTAACCTTGGAggatagtcagagaaaatgttcagatttgggagatggagtgtaCGCCAGAAACAGGTTGGAGCTTTGCCCAGGTGGCTGCTAACCAGAAGTGGTCACTTCCTTCTCACTTTGATTCAGAAATATTTTCAGCCTGTTCTGTGAAATCCATTCCTGTTACCTTGCCTAGTCCCATCCCCTAAGGTGCTATAACCATAATATTCCCTCTGCCCAGGGAGTCCATATGCCCTTAGAGGCTCACCTCCCTCACTGTCCTCTGTGCTTCTCTTGACCCTATATGACCCAATCACCCATACTGtaacaaggagaaataatttctaGGCAGAATATAAACTCAAAGTGAGCTTTCTATTGACTATCCAGtactttttgtccttttttgtctTGTGTGTCTTACGAGCTTTACTCATGTGTTAATATaaacattttctactttttttgtcCTACCTAGAAGAATTGTCTTAAGGACTGTACAAGCAACtgagaaaatataatattttttatttaatttgcttatattttaaGTTCTTAACTGTCTCCCTCCTTCACTACCCCACACTAGAAAAGACCACCACTTCATATACACGTGTATTATGTACAtctaaatatgtgtatgtgtttgtatttgtattatgTAAAACCATATTATGCGTACtatatttattagttttttcctTGAGGTGAGTAGTATCTTTCTTCGTAGGGCCTGGGTagctgatttgagtatttataatgcTCAGAATAGCTTAGCTGTTCATAggtattcttcaaacaatattgctgttattgtatgcaatgttcttttggttctgctcgtATAACTTCATGATttaatgcaagtctttccatgtttttctaaaatcaacttattcatcatttcttttttaaaattatttgatttgttttcagtttctacaagcacttccatatatcttagatttttcctcctccctctcctctcccttcctgagacagaatgcaatcttatataggttctacatagacattcttattaaatatatttttgccttagtcatgttgcatagaagttatccatcattttttatagaagtAGCATAGTATTCTTATGTCAATATTCATAGCAGTATTATAgggtagtattccatcacaactggagaaaatataatattgatattaaaatatGATGTAGTACATACCATGGCATATAAAATTTCAGAAGTATGTCTTTCTCTGCCCTTTGCTTCCCAGGTTGTGTGATCCTTAAGGTTCTCTTCAGGTTTTTGGTTGTCAATCAGTATCTGATTTATGAATCGATTTAGCTTAAGTTTGCAAGAATATGTAAAAGCCTAATATGTGCCAAACCTTATAGTCAGTGCTAAGGATTCAAACACAAACATGAAAATCCTCACCCTTAAGAAACTTAGAATGGATTGAGGTCCCCAACATGTTCCCAGAAAGGTAAATACAAGACACGTGTAAAATGAACACAAAGTAATCTTGCAAGGATTTGGGGTGGCTCTAAGAAGTAGGGAAATCAGGGAAAGATTCATATAGGAGGAGGCAGTACTTGAGCTGGGATTTGGAGGAGTCAAGACATATCCAGAGGCcaaagtgagaagggagaacattccagacttGGGGACACAGGCTGTCCAAAGCACAGGGAGGGGAGATGTAATACTGTGAATGGGGAATAGCAAGGTTAAAGGGGCAGAAATCTGGAAAAGGGAAGACTGGATCAAATTgtgaagaacttgaaaagacaaggaaagatgtttgtattttctcttaaaaacaagaacaaagatTTTTGATTGGGGAAGTGATCTGCACCTGTACATTAGGTAAAATTATCACTTAGGATGCGATGTGGAGGACAAGTTGAAGATGGATGAAAATAGGGAAATTAGAAGGATagatggatgggggaggggaaaacttATAAATCCATTTTGGACACAATGAATTTGAAACATCCTGGTGGAGAAATTCAGTTGACCATTGGCAGTGGACAATTTTAACAGAACTAGTGAGGGGTAGTGAGAATCTGAGCTAGAGTTCTGGCCTTTGGAGAGTCACAAGAGAAACAGATGGATATCAAGGTATATTGCAGTGGTAAGACTGTCAAGATTCAGTAACACATTAGATGTGAAgggtgagtgagagtgaagagttgaagatgactcTGATGTTGTGAATCTAGCTCACTGAGATTAAAAGAAAGTGTTTGGTGGAGAAATTATCTTCACTGGCAAATTTGACATAAGTTTTCCTGAGTTTCACTGCAGTACCATCAATTACCTATTGGATATCTCCACTTTAATGCCCTAAAGACATCTTGAATTCAGTATGTTCCAAGACAAAATTTACTATCCCCTCTCCCAAACTGgctcttttcataactttcttgttttcattctttgcacCACAATCTTTCTGGTAAGTCAGGTTCACAATCTCAGAATCAacctttcattttccatttgtcacCCCTCATATCTCTGCTGTTGCCAAATCAGTTTTTACCTTTATAATCTTTTATCTatcccttctttccactcctgtgatcccatcctcttctcaCCACTTTAGTCTGTAAATACTGAACAACAAATTCACAAAGGTTTCCAAAACATGCTTTTAAGTTTTATCTATATTATTAGCAttgtctccatcactttttaaagtctgcATAATCaacaaatcaaaccctgatttgtagcatttgcaagTTCCTGAGTTGTACATGTTCACACTGGATATTTAATGATAAGCTTTTAAGAGTCAGTATGAGCTGATTCCAGCAGACCCTTGATTATAACCTTTTATGATCTTTCACTTGGACTATTTCAGTGTCTTTTGATTGATATCCCTGCCTCACGTCTTTCCTCCTGCCAATCGTTACTGAACATAGTTGCTAAATTGCTATTCCTAAAGCAGAAGTCCGAGCATGCCAGTCTCTTGTTCAAGAGGCTCCTGTGTCTCTTTCTTGCCCTTAGGATAAAATGAAGATTTCTATTTGTCATTTGAAgtttttttacaatatgactcCAATCCGTTTTTCACATCTCACATGTATAGTCCATTCCAACTGGACTGATTGCTGTTCATTATactcaatatattttttcttgcctTATGTCTTTGCACAAGCTATCTCTCATaccctggaatgccctccctcctcaccacctcatagaattcttagcttctttcaaagctcaagGGCCACCTCGTATAAGATACCTGatatttcatttctaaatactAAAGCTCCCTACACTACATCTCCCTCCCCCAGCAATTTGctttatattcattttgcatttattttgtattttgtgttCATATTGCCCCCTCACCCCAATGGAATGttagctctttgaaagcaggggcCTTCTGCCTAGCACTGTCCCTACTCAGTGAACACTGAATGTGTTGTATTCCTTCACTCCCTTTGAAAACTATGGAGGAGCAGCCAATGGAGGGGCTAACCACATTGACTTTTTCTTGCAACTCTTGGATTTGAAGCATGCCTA
The DNA window shown above is from Notamacropus eugenii isolate mMacEug1 chromosome 2, mMacEug1.pri_v2, whole genome shotgun sequence and carries:
- the LOC140523059 gene encoding keratin, high-sulfur matrix protein, B2C-like — protein: MACCNSCSTSFCGFPSFSLEGNCGSSCGQDSCGSSCCQQGGCGFGYGSGYGFGFGSGSGFGSGSNCETTCRTRCYVPECCGGESCRTRWCRPDCRVEGTCLPPCCVVSCTPPSCCQLHNAQASCCRPSYCGQSCCRPACCSYCCEPTC